In Pseudodesulfovibrio hydrargyri, a single window of DNA contains:
- the priA gene encoding replication restart helicase PriA, which produces MADLWQVTLVSPPYETWTYGLPSHFPPLSPGQRVIIPFGKSHRAGVVVGPAEAAPRGVEIKNMIWPLELSPLLDQDFVDMAVNLASRQMVHVGRILEIALPRGLRTAAVTFKVDRHMTERNLPATMRPPDIVRVKDRDRAALVDLWLEGRMRVRINAKKEAEERYVSLESDPPWAVRPNAKRQLRLLEHLMENGPQSLYSLRHTLGDWAPDVAVKLEGAGVVRLGELTADHMAEIDGAGQNGADDPGCEFALTDEQRTALDEMTETLESGGGAHLVHGVTGSGKTVLYMEMARLLLEQGRSVLFLAPEVALACQLYRTVARRFPHFRTIFYHGYQSPKKREASFRELAGGEDPVLVVGTRSAVFLPLPNLGMVVMDEEHDESFKQEDRLAYHAKEVAWFRTGRSKGLLLLGSATPDVKTFQAASAGRIRVSTLKERVGDARLPDVELVNIAELGSSKQLLSDRVREAVRETVKAGEQVIVMLNRRGYAPLMYCLDCGETVRCPDCEVGMTYHKGRERLVCHYCGRTYSYPLTCRKCGGVNFIPMGEGTERLEEALTDLLPEDAKVLRLDRDATRRQERLEEILGAFGRGEAQVLVGTQMISKGHHFPGVTLVVVADGDLGLNLPDYRSSERTFQLLVQVAGRAGRGEHPGRVLIQTRNPDHPIWKEILGGDYQGFFDREASRRNMFRYPPFSHMALVRISFPADYDNGPAALSLMGEVLREQGRALGISVLGPAPAPLSMLRGRKRFNCLLKSDDWGKVRGLYAAMARANPDPRKVRTGLDLDPLSTL; this is translated from the coding sequence ATGGCCGATCTCTGGCAGGTAACGCTCGTCAGTCCGCCCTATGAGACGTGGACCTACGGGCTCCCTTCGCATTTTCCGCCCCTTTCCCCCGGGCAGCGGGTGATCATTCCGTTCGGCAAGTCCCACCGCGCGGGGGTGGTGGTCGGCCCGGCCGAAGCCGCGCCCCGGGGCGTGGAGATCAAGAACATGATCTGGCCCCTGGAGCTTTCGCCGCTGCTGGACCAGGATTTCGTGGACATGGCCGTGAACCTGGCCTCGCGGCAGATGGTCCACGTGGGCCGCATCCTGGAGATCGCCCTGCCGCGCGGCCTGCGCACGGCGGCCGTGACCTTCAAGGTGGACCGGCACATGACCGAACGCAATCTGCCCGCGACCATGCGTCCGCCCGACATCGTCCGGGTCAAGGACAGGGATCGGGCCGCGCTCGTGGACCTCTGGCTCGAAGGGCGCATGCGCGTGCGCATCAATGCGAAAAAAGAGGCCGAGGAGCGCTACGTCTCCCTGGAATCCGATCCGCCGTGGGCCGTGCGGCCCAATGCCAAGCGCCAGCTCCGGCTCCTGGAACACCTCATGGAGAACGGCCCGCAGAGCCTGTATTCCCTGCGCCATACCCTGGGCGACTGGGCCCCGGACGTGGCCGTCAAGCTTGAAGGCGCGGGCGTGGTCCGGCTGGGCGAGTTGACCGCCGACCATATGGCCGAGATCGACGGGGCGGGGCAAAACGGGGCGGACGATCCCGGTTGCGAATTCGCCCTGACCGACGAGCAGCGGACCGCCCTGGACGAGATGACCGAGACGCTGGAGAGCGGCGGGGGCGCGCACCTGGTCCACGGTGTGACCGGCAGCGGCAAGACCGTGCTCTACATGGAGATGGCTCGGCTGCTGCTGGAGCAGGGGCGGTCCGTGCTCTTCCTCGCCCCCGAGGTGGCCCTGGCCTGCCAGCTCTACCGCACCGTGGCCAGGCGGTTCCCGCATTTCAGGACCATATTCTATCACGGCTACCAGAGCCCCAAGAAGCGCGAGGCCTCCTTCCGCGAACTGGCCGGGGGCGAGGACCCGGTTCTGGTGGTCGGCACCCGGTCCGCCGTGTTCCTGCCCCTGCCCAACCTGGGCATGGTGGTCATGGACGAGGAGCACGACGAGTCCTTCAAGCAGGAGGACCGGTTGGCCTACCACGCCAAGGAGGTGGCCTGGTTCCGCACGGGAAGGAGCAAGGGGTTGCTCCTGCTCGGCTCGGCCACGCCCGACGTCAAGACGTTCCAGGCGGCCAGTGCGGGGCGCATAAGGGTGTCCACCCTCAAGGAGCGGGTGGGCGACGCCCGGCTGCCCGACGTGGAGCTGGTCAACATCGCGGAACTCGGCAGTTCCAAGCAGCTTTTGTCGGACAGGGTGCGCGAGGCGGTCCGCGAGACCGTCAAGGCCGGGGAGCAGGTCATCGTCATGCTCAACCGGCGCGGCTACGCCCCGCTCATGTACTGCCTGGACTGCGGCGAGACCGTGCGCTGCCCGGACTGCGAAGTGGGCATGACCTACCACAAGGGGCGCGAGCGGCTGGTCTGCCACTACTGCGGCCGGACCTATTCCTATCCGTTGACCTGCCGCAAGTGCGGCGGAGTGAATTTCATCCCCATGGGCGAGGGCACGGAACGGCTCGAGGAAGCCCTGACCGACCTGTTGCCCGAGGACGCCAAGGTCCTGCGCCTGGACCGCGACGCCACGAGGCGGCAGGAGCGGCTGGAGGAGATACTCGGGGCTTTCGGCCGGGGCGAGGCCCAGGTCCTGGTGGGCACGCAGATGATCTCCAAGGGACACCATTTCCCGGGCGTGACCCTGGTGGTCGTGGCCGACGGCGACCTTGGCCTGAACCTGCCGGACTACCGTTCCTCGGAACGGACCTTCCAACTGCTCGTCCAGGTGGCGGGCCGGGCCGGGCGCGGCGAGCATCCGGGCCGCGTGCTCATCCAGACGCGCAACCCGGACCATCCCATCTGGAAGGAGATTCTGGGCGGCGACTACCAGGGATTTTTCGACCGCGAGGCCTCCCGGCGCAATATGTTCCGCTATCCGCCGTTCTCCCACATGGCCCTGGTGCGCATCAGCTTTCCTGCGGACTACGACAACGGCCCGGCGGCCCTGAGCCTCATGGGGGAAGTCCTCCGCGAGCAGGGCAGGGCGCTCGGTATCAGTGTGCTTGGTCCGGCCCCGGCCCCGCTGTCCATGTTGCGCGGGCGCAAGCGGTTCAACTGCCTGCTCAAGTCCGACGACTGGGGCAAGGTCCGGGGGCTGTACGCGGCCATGGCCCGGGCCAATCCCGATCCGCGCAAGGTGCGCACCGGCCTGGACCTCGATCCTCTGTCCACCCTGTAG
- the galU gene encoding UTP--glucose-1-phosphate uridylyltransferase GalU, protein MEITKAVIPVAGWGTRSLPATKNVPKEMLPIFRKPIVQYIVEEGIAAGLKDVVFITNQNKTIIEDHFDRNFLLEQLLERAGKTAMLEEVRRVASLVNVIGVRQKEQLGLGHAVLTAREVCQNEPFAVMLGDDLMFGVQAGIGELLKAAKETGKAVVGVIEVPKSKVSRYGVIKGESIDSHTYRVTNLVEKPKPEEAPSNLAIIGRYVLLPEIFDILEGQRAGVGGEIQLTDALQGLADQDKLIAVRLAGQRFDAGDWVEYLTANIYFALQDEELRDDLVKRLQELLSCSS, encoded by the coding sequence ATGGAAATAACCAAAGCCGTCATTCCGGTCGCAGGCTGGGGCACCCGTTCACTCCCGGCCACCAAGAACGTACCCAAGGAGATGCTGCCCATCTTCCGCAAGCCCATCGTCCAGTACATAGTGGAGGAGGGCATTGCCGCGGGCCTGAAGGACGTGGTCTTCATCACCAACCAGAACAAGACCATCATCGAGGATCATTTCGACCGCAACTTCCTCCTGGAGCAGCTCCTGGAGCGGGCGGGCAAGACCGCCATGCTCGAAGAGGTTAGGCGCGTGGCCAGCCTGGTCAACGTCATCGGCGTGCGCCAGAAGGAACAGCTCGGCCTGGGCCATGCGGTGCTCACCGCCCGCGAGGTCTGCCAGAATGAGCCATTCGCGGTCATGCTCGGCGACGACCTCATGTTCGGCGTGCAGGCCGGCATCGGCGAGCTGCTCAAGGCCGCCAAGGAGACCGGCAAGGCCGTGGTCGGCGTCATCGAGGTGCCCAAGTCCAAGGTCAGCCGCTACGGCGTGATCAAGGGCGAATCCATCGACTCGCACACCTACCGGGTGACCAACCTGGTGGAGAAGCCCAAGCCCGAGGAGGCCCCGTCCAACCTGGCCATCATCGGCCGCTACGTCCTGCTGCCCGAGATATTCGATATTCTCGAGGGCCAGCGCGCGGGCGTGGGCGGCGAGATCCAGCTGACCGACGCCCTGCAGGGGCTGGCCGACCAGGACAAGCTCATCGCGGTCCGGCTGGCCGGACAGCGGTTTGACGCGGGCGACTGGGTGGAATATCTCACCGCCAACATCTACTTCGCCCTGCAGGACGAGGAGCTGCGAGACGACCTGGTCAAGCGGCTGCAGGAACTGCTTTCCTGCTCGTCCTAA
- a CDS encoding CdaR family protein translates to MLRNWQTILLSIALAVFTWFLVTGREVVETWVDMPVVMTNPPEGLIIEDGLVDKIQVRLRGPKGLVGNLSSQNLAYPVNVSNLKVGEQVVDIDSAKIPLSSTYEIIEVKPNRLRLTVDRRISKKITVEAAWSGNLNADYKLQEVTASPDVVTIRGPETLLRKISKTRVVLKGDFPEDVPRSWAEDVALEVPDEIEALPGQVNVEAFFAPKTREIWVKVPIEYQDPEGYKVSVQQRYVRLLIEGPVFLFHDDEYRKAILASVTFGGKMTEGQFEMNYDVTLPEGCRLEKKNPETVTAVLKKN, encoded by the coding sequence ATGCTGCGAAACTGGCAAACCATACTGTTGTCCATCGCTCTGGCCGTGTTCACCTGGTTCCTGGTCACCGGCCGGGAGGTGGTCGAGACCTGGGTGGACATGCCCGTGGTCATGACCAACCCGCCCGAGGGGCTGATCATCGAGGACGGTCTGGTGGACAAGATCCAGGTCCGCCTGCGCGGCCCCAAGGGGCTGGTCGGCAACCTCTCCTCACAGAACCTTGCCTATCCGGTCAACGTCAGCAACCTCAAGGTCGGTGAGCAGGTGGTGGACATCGATTCAGCCAAGATTCCGCTGTCCTCGACCTACGAGATCATCGAGGTCAAACCAAACCGGCTCCGGCTCACCGTGGACCGGCGCATCTCCAAGAAGATCACCGTTGAGGCCGCCTGGTCGGGCAACCTCAATGCAGACTACAAGCTGCAGGAGGTCACGGCCTCGCCCGACGTGGTCACCATTCGGGGGCCCGAGACCCTGCTCAGAAAGATTTCCAAGACCCGCGTGGTCCTGAAGGGCGACTTCCCCGAGGACGTCCCCCGGTCCTGGGCCGAGGACGTGGCCCTGGAGGTTCCGGACGAGATCGAGGCCCTGCCCGGTCAGGTCAACGTGGAGGCCTTTTTCGCGCCCAAGACCCGCGAAATATGGGTCAAGGTGCCCATCGAGTACCAGGACCCCGAGGGGTACAAGGTCTCGGTCCAGCAACGCTACGTCCGCCTGCTCATCGAAGGGCCGGTCTTCCTGTTCCACGACGACGAGTACCGCAAGGCCATCCTGGCTTCGGTGACCTTCGGGGGCAAGATGACCGAGGGGCAGTTCGAGATGAACTACGACGTGACCCTGCCCGAAGGGTGCAGGCTCGAAAAGAAGAATCCCGAGACGGTCACGGCCGTCCTCAAGAAGAATTAG
- the cdaA gene encoding diadenylate cyclase CdaA — MFELFGIQVTWRVLLDIGLVAFIYYNIIVLVRGTRAAAVLYGLVVVLVVYYVAEKFNLYTLNALLGEFLTSLFLVVVILFKTDIRKALASVGTKRFWTKSDVRDDTLDQLTQAVMTMSHTSTGALIVIEKNMPLGDIIERGIELDAKVNKELIETIFFSDTPLHDGAVIVRRDRIVAAACILPLSNKLRGQPMYGTRHRAALGISEGSDAITVVVSEERGEVSVAMNGRLTTSLDETRLRRVLKNALGR; from the coding sequence ATGTTTGAGCTTTTCGGTATTCAAGTCACCTGGAGGGTCCTGCTCGATATCGGGCTGGTGGCCTTCATCTACTACAACATCATCGTGCTCGTCCGGGGGACCCGCGCCGCCGCCGTTCTCTACGGCCTGGTGGTCGTGCTGGTGGTCTACTACGTGGCCGAGAAGTTTAATCTCTACACCCTGAACGCGTTGCTCGGCGAGTTCCTGACCTCCCTGTTCCTGGTGGTGGTCATCCTGTTCAAGACCGACATCCGCAAGGCGCTCGCCTCGGTGGGCACCAAGCGTTTTTGGACCAAGTCCGACGTGCGCGACGACACCCTGGATCAGCTGACCCAGGCGGTCATGACCATGTCGCACACCTCCACCGGGGCGCTCATCGTCATCGAGAAGAACATGCCGCTTGGCGACATCATCGAGCGCGGCATAGAGCTGGACGCCAAGGTCAACAAGGAACTCATCGAGACCATTTTCTTTTCCGACACCCCCTTGCACGACGGGGCGGTCATCGTTCGCCGCGACCGCATCGTGGCCGCGGCCTGCATCCTGCCCCTGTCCAACAAGCTTCGGGGACAGCCCATGTACGGCACCCGGCACCGGGCGGCGCTGGGCATCTCCGAGGGATCGGACGCCATCACTGTGGTGGTCTCCGAGGAGCGGGGTGAAGTCTCCGTGGCCATGAACGGCCGCCTGACCACCAGCCTGGACGAGACGCGCCTGCGGCGCGTGCTCAAGAACGCTCTGGGGCGCTGA
- a CDS encoding OmpH family outer membrane protein, whose translation MKRFSLILWLCAVLLLAAVPALAQTSKVGFVNPQRIINESKIGKIAQEDLARLGKEKDRRVREALDKVNRLQEGLKEDALSVSEQQSRETELRATVRDYEQLVQNSNQEIQSEERQLIRFVMRKADSILKEIAREQGFTMILTDPEIIGYVDGSMDITDRVIHELNSMK comes from the coding sequence ATGAAGCGTTTTTCCCTGATCCTGTGGCTGTGCGCCGTCCTGCTCCTGGCGGCTGTCCCGGCCCTGGCCCAAACCTCCAAGGTCGGGTTCGTCAACCCGCAGCGGATCATCAACGAATCCAAGATAGGCAAGATCGCCCAGGAAGATCTGGCCCGGCTGGGCAAGGAAAAGGACCGCCGCGTGCGCGAGGCCTTGGACAAGGTCAACAGGCTCCAGGAGGGCCTCAAGGAGGACGCCCTGTCCGTGAGCGAGCAGCAGAGCCGCGAGACCGAACTGCGCGCCACCGTGCGCGACTACGAGCAGCTGGTCCAGAACAGCAACCAGGAGATCCAGAGCGAGGAGCGCCAGCTCATCCGTTTCGTCATGCGGAAGGCCGACTCCATCCTCAAGGAAATCGCCAGGGAGCAGGGATTCACCATGATCCTGACCGACCCCGAGATCATCGGGTACGTGGACGGCTCCATGGACATCACCGACCGGGTCATCCATGAACTCAACTCCATGAAATAG
- the glmM gene encoding phosphoglucosamine mutase: MKQRLFGTDGLRGQGNIFPMTPEIALRLGLAAGQYFRNGNKHHRVVIGKDTRLSGYVFETALTSGLCANGMDVFLVGPMPTPAISFLTRNMRADLGVVISASHNPFMDNGIKFFDRNGFKLPDEVEDEISELVLGKDTQWDYPPAEDVGRAHRINDAPGRYIVYLKNSFSQHLTLDGVKIVLDCAHGAAYGVAPYVLEELGAEVVTVGVSPDGLNINQKCGSLYPEVIARMVVEEGADIGIALDGDADRLIVCDEKGRILDGDQIMALCALELMEKDGLPGNMLVATVMSNMALELFMKEHGGRLLRTDVGDRYVVEAMRREGAVLGGEQSGHLIFMDHATTGDGLLAALQLLRIMRERERPLSELAGLLEPFPQVLKNVHVKRKIPFDQAPEVQEAVRKVEAALEGKGRVLLRYSGTEAVCRVMVEAADPALVERYTGDIVAACEKYLK, translated from the coding sequence ATGAAACAAAGGCTCTTCGGAACCGACGGCCTGCGGGGGCAGGGGAACATCTTCCCCATGACCCCCGAGATCGCGCTCCGGCTCGGCCTGGCCGCAGGCCAGTATTTCCGCAACGGCAACAAGCATCACCGGGTGGTCATAGGCAAGGATACCCGGCTGTCCGGCTACGTGTTCGAGACCGCGCTGACCAGCGGCCTGTGCGCCAACGGCATGGACGTCTTCCTGGTCGGCCCCATGCCGACCCCGGCCATTTCCTTTCTGACCCGGAACATGCGCGCCGACCTCGGCGTGGTCATCTCCGCCTCGCACAACCCGTTCATGGATAACGGCATCAAGTTCTTCGACCGCAACGGCTTCAAGCTGCCGGACGAGGTGGAGGACGAGATCAGCGAACTGGTCCTGGGCAAGGACACCCAGTGGGACTACCCCCCGGCCGAGGACGTGGGCCGCGCCCACCGCATCAATGACGCGCCCGGGCGGTACATCGTCTACCTGAAGAACAGCTTTTCCCAGCACCTGACCCTGGACGGGGTCAAGATCGTGCTCGACTGCGCGCACGGCGCGGCCTACGGCGTGGCCCCGTATGTCCTCGAGGAGCTCGGGGCCGAGGTCGTCACCGTGGGCGTGTCCCCGGACGGCCTGAACATCAACCAGAAGTGCGGCTCCCTCTATCCCGAAGTCATCGCCCGGATGGTGGTGGAGGAGGGCGCGGACATAGGCATCGCCCTGGACGGCGACGCGGACCGGCTGATCGTCTGCGACGAGAAGGGCCGCATCCTGGACGGCGACCAGATCATGGCCCTGTGCGCCCTGGAGCTCATGGAAAAGGACGGGCTGCCGGGCAACATGCTCGTGGCCACGGTCATGTCCAACATGGCGCTCGAACTGTTCATGAAGGAGCACGGCGGGCGGCTGCTGCGCACGGACGTGGGCGACCGCTACGTGGTCGAGGCCATGCGCCGCGAGGGCGCGGTGCTCGGCGGCGAGCAGTCCGGGCATCTCATCTTCATGGACCACGCCACCACCGGCGACGGGTTGCTGGCCGCCCTGCAGCTGCTGCGCATCATGCGCGAGCGGGAGCGTCCCCTGTCCGAACTGGCCGGGCTGCTCGAACCGTTCCCCCAGGTGCTCAAAAACGTCCACGTCAAGCGCAAGATTCCCTTTGACCAGGCCCCGGAAGTCCAGGAGGCCGTGCGCAAGGTGGAGGCCGCCCTTGAAGGCAAGGGCCGCGTGCTCCTGCGCTACTCCGGCACCGAGGCGGTCTGCCGCGTCATGGTCGAGGCCGCGGACCCGGCGCTGGTGGAGCGGTATACCGGCGACATCGTCGCGGCGTGCGAAAAGTATCTCAAATAG